The Deltaproteobacteria bacterium DNA segment CAGCGGCTTCCTTGAAATTTTCCGGTATCGGTTCCTCGTGATATTTCGCGCCCAGGGTATCCTCGTCCCATACGACCGCATGCATGCGGACCAGGTCGATGATCCCGCGGAAGACGTCTTCCTTTCCGAGGGGGAGCTGTATGGGCACCGGGTTGGCCGCAAGGCGCTCCTTCATCATCCGGATGCACCGGTCGAAATCGGCGCCGATCCGGTCCATCTTGTTGATCATCGCTATGCGAGGGACACCGTACTTGTCCGCCTGCCGCCACACCGTTTCCGACTGCGGCTCCACTCCCGCCACTGCGTCGAACAGGGCCAGCGCGCCGTCGAGGACACGCAACGACCTTTCCACCTCTATGGTGAAATCGACGTGTCCCGGAGTGTCTATGATGTTGATCCGGTGGTTCTTCCAGAAGCATGTGGTTGCCGCGGATGTTATTGTGATCCCCCGCTCCTGCTCCTGCTCCATCCAGTCCATCGTCGCGGTGCCTTCGTGCACCTCTCCGAGTTTGTGCGAGACTCCCGTGTAGTACAGGATCCGCTCGGTGGTGGTCGTCTTCCCGGCATCTATGTGGGCCATGATCCCGATGTTCCGGGTATTTTCAAGCGGCGTTATTCGCGGCACGACAATGCTTCCTTCCTGCGGGCTATCCGGCGGCTTACCAGCGGTAATGCGCGAAGGCCTTGTTCGCCTCCGCCATCTTGTGCGTGTCTTCCTTCTTCTTGATGGTCGTCCCCCGGTTGTTGAAGGCGTCTATCAGCTCCGATGAAAGCTTCTGCATCATCGTTTTCTCGGAGCGATCCCTCGCATATCCGACCAGCCAGCGGATCGAAAGAGACAGCCGCCGCTCGGGACGGATCTCGACCGGGACCTGGTAGGTAGCGCCGCCGACGCGCCTGGACTTCACCTCTACCATCGGCTTCGCGTTTTCGACCGCTTTTTTAAGGA contains these protein-coding regions:
- the rpsG gene encoding 30S ribosomal protein S7, translating into MPRRGYVSKREVTADPVYGDVLVAKMIHAVMKQGKKRVAENVVYGSMDVIKEKTKEDPVVVLKKAVENAKPMVEVKSRRVGGATYQVPVEIRPERRLSLSIRWLVGYARDRSEKTMMQKLSSELIDAFNNRGTTIKKKEDTHKMAEANKAFAHYRW